A stretch of DNA from Rhodoluna sp. KAS3:
ATGATCGCAATGATTTGCGATCCCACTGTCTGACCTTCAAGGGCCTTGATGAAGCCACTGATAAGTGAATCCTCACGAAGTTCGAATTGTGCTGGAGTTCCTGAGTCCCAGGTCGACTCAAACTTTTCTCCGCCCCAGACGAAACCGGTGTAGTGAATGGTCACCGCATCATTGAGCTTGACAGTGTCTCCAACGCCCTTCAGCAGCGTTGAAACCTTGAATTCTTTTGGAGCATCTCCGGTTGGCATGGTGATACCTGGCACGTGTTTTGCTGAACGGACTACAGCCGGGAAACCGGCCTCTGCAGGCTGTTCTGCGCCGGTTGCGTATGGCAGCGTAACTTCGAGCACGTCGAGAATGTAGACGATTGAGTCGGTTGGGCTAATTCCCAAGTCGCTCGCACCCTCGCCCTGGTGGGCAAATTTTGCTGGAAAGAGCACCGCAACGCGTGAGCCTGCTCGCACACCTGAAAGCGCGTGGCAGAAGTCTGGGTACTGGCCGCTAGCGATTGTCTGGGTAATAGCATCGGTG
This window harbors:
- a CDS encoding FKBP-type peptidyl-prolyl cis-trans isomerase, which codes for MKEITLRKFIAVFAAASLTVTLAGCASANPVDELFAGVEQTCDTFVAGENAAQIKTSGAAGSVPTVEFPTPLTSDKIETKIITEGDGAKFTGDESLKLEFVALNGGTGEAFQSTKFDGTDAITQTIASGQYPDFCHALSGVRAGSRVAVLFPAKFAHQGEGASDLGISPTDSIVYILDVLEVTLPYATGAEQPAEAGFPAVVRSAKHVPGITMPTGDAPKEFKVSTLLKGVGDTVKLNDAVTIHYTGFVWGGEKFESTWDSGTPAQFELREDSLISGFIKALEGQTVGSQIIAIIPPADGYGDTATGSIPANSTLIFVVDILATSSPAN